ATGGTGATTTATATAAGGTTAAGACTTTTAAAGAAATAACAAAATTGGAGAAGAACGGAATGTTCGTATACGAATCCGTTCCGGGTACAACGGTTGAACATTTATGTATAACCGAAAAAGAATTGAAATTCCAAGTAGAAGGTGCAGAAGATGCGCAGATTACGTTGGAATTAGAAGCTGAGAAAGAATATAAGATTTATATTGATGATATAAATGTAGGAAAGATGAAGACGAATCTGGGTGGTAAGCTGATGTTTAGCGTTGAATTAGGTGAAAATCACAAATCTTCTGTCCGTGTTGTAAAGCTTTAATCATTACGGAAAGTATATGAGAGCTTTTGCGAAATTATTAAGGTATATAACTTATGAATTTTGCAAGAGCTCTTTTTACAATTAGAATCAATATTATAGTGTGTTTGTAGTTAGATTAGTTATAAAACAGTATTACATGACTTAGGATATTTACCGACAAGACATAAGAAGGGAGTTTAAATGGCAAAAGCAAAGACCGTATTTTTTTGCAAGGAATGTGGATTCGAGTCGGCTAAATGGATGGGACAGTGTCCTGGTTGTAAAAACTGGGATACCTTTGTATCTGAACCTGTAATTAAGAAGACATCGGGTATTAGGCTTGCCACAGGACTAACCGCCGAACCTGAATTACTTTCAAAAGTAAGTGCAGAAGAAGAACAGAGGATTATAACTGGTATTCAGGAATTAGACAGGGTGTTAGGCGGTGGTATTGTGATTGGGTCGCTGGTATTGGTTGGAGGAGATCCAGGTATCGGAAAGTCTACCCTGTTATTGCAGATGTGCAGAGAACTGTCCGGCACAGGAAAAAAAGTTTTATACATATCTGGGGAAGAATCCTTACGACAGATTAAAATGCGTGCTGACCGGCTTGGTATTTTTCATGGAGAATTATTTTTACTCAGTGAAACAAATCTTGATCAGATAGAGGATATTATTAAAAAGCAGTCCCCTGAAATAGTGATTATTGATTCTATTCAAACCATGTTTAAAGAAGATATTGGTGCGGCACCAGGCAGCGTTAGTCAGGTAAGAGAAACAACTGCTATTTTGATGCGCATTGCAAAAGGTCTTAATATATCAATCTTCATTGTTGGACATGTTACGAAAGAAGGAGTGGTAGCAGGACCTAGAGTATTGGAGCATATGGTAGATACTGTTCTCTATTTTGAGGGAGAGAATATGGCCTCTTACCGGATACTTCGCGCTGTAAAAAATCGTTTTGGTTCAACCAATGAAATTGGCGTATTTGAAATGAGGGACATAGGGCTGACTGAAGTTAGTAACCCTTCAGAATTTATGTTACAAGGAAAACCGGAGGATGAACCGGGTTCCGTTGTAACAGCATCTATGGAAGGTACTAGACCGATTCTTGTGGAGGTTCAGGCGTTGGTATGCCAGACTAACTTTAATATGCCAAGACGAACGGCAGCAGGTACGGATTATAACAGAGTCAACCTTTTAATGGCTGTCGTTGAAAAAAGGCTTGGTATACAGATGGCCGGAATGGATGCCTATATTAATGTAGCTGGTGGTATGAAGATTAACGAGCCGGCTCTTGATTTAGCTATTGTACTTGCCATATTATCCAGCTACAAGAATTTTCCTCTGGATAGTAAGACCATCGTATTTGGTGAAATAGGATTAACAGGTGAAGTAAGAGCAGTAAATATGATAGAGCAGCGAGTACAGGAAGCCTCTAAGATGGGATTTCATCTTTGTATTCTGCCTCAGGTTAATAAAGAAACGATTAACTTGTCAGCTATTCCTGGAATGAAGGTTATAGGCGTTAAAAATATTAGAGAAATACTTAATCTTTTAAGATAATTTTTACATAAAGAAAAATATAAGAAAATGTGCCGCGGCATGTTACTTTATAAGATAAATGCCGCCTCAGACAGCTGAATGTGAGGTTGTGTTGAAATTACAATAGCTTTTCAACATACTTGATTTTATTCGTGTGCAAGCGCAGATGGGAGTTTATTATGGATATCAATTGTTCAAAAGATTGCAATGAAATTAAGTCGCTTATGAAACAACAGGAGGATTTTATACGTAATATCAGTGCTATTGTTGGGAATCTTGATGTATCACAGCTTAAGGTTGAAAAAAATGCCTTTGATGCCATAAACAGCTCGGATACTTCATTAAACCTGGTGAAAGAAGGGATTACCTATGTGGATGATTTACTTGATAAAATCAAATCCCTCCACGAAACAGTTGAGAATTCTTCTAATAATGTAAATCAGATGAAGAATCTTTCTAATATGATAGAAGGTTTTGCCGGAGCCATCGGAAACATTGCCAACCGAACCAACATATTGTCACTAAATGCTTCCATAGAAGCTGCAAGAGCAGGAGAACAGGGTAAAGGCTTTGCAGTAGTTGCAAAAGAAGTTAGAAATTTGGCAACTCAATCATCTAAATCCTCCAATGAGATAGCGGAAACGATTCAATCCATACAAAGTTTTGTTGCGGAAACGGTGAATTCTATGAACAAAATATATGAAATTGTGGAAAAGCAAAACGCTATGGTAAGTGATGTGAAGACAGTTTTTCAGAAAATACTGGAAGCTGCGTATGTATCCATTGATGTTTCACACAACGTAGAGCATGAAATAGCTTATCAAAGAGATATTACCGATAGTGCAAAGCATACATTGGACGCAATCTATGAAGTGGCCGGAAGAGTCGGACAAACAGAGTGTTAAATGTGAAATAATAGAGAGGTATTTAATAAACCTTGTACGAGATTGTACGCTTCATTTATGATAAAAAAACTGCTGCAATGAATGTAGGATTATATAACTTAACCTAAAATTCAATTAGCAGCAGTTTTTTGCGGTGGAAAGATTAACTGGGATTTTCTTCCCCTTCAGCAACGATTTGTTCCAGGACACGCATAAGGTCGTAAATAGTATTAAGTACTACGTCCCGTTCCAAAATTGCATTCTTTAACTCTACGGGCAGGGTTTCAAATTTGTCCCTGACAGCTGGTGCAACATGCGACATAATATCACCTCGAGAATAGGGTAACCATACACAAATTGTTTCATTCATAAATTGTAGAATTTACTTTTGATTTTTTGTTTTAATTTTAAACAATCATTTATATGACCCACCTGGTGTCTAGTTACAGGCATTAAAAGAATACCGGCAGTATTTTTGCGGCCCCAGAAATCCATAAGCCAAATTGAATCGGGATGATTTATTAAGCCGCCTTCAAAGAGAATTCGCTCGACCCGTTCTTTCGGGATTTTTTTATTTAAGCAGTCTGCCGTCAAGGTTCTTAGATAATCTTGTGTTACTTTACCTACAGTATCTCTGTAATTTTTTAATTCCATTATGTTAATCGTATGGCTTAGATTAATTATCTCATCATCTGTCATAGCATTACCAGTGTCTTTTACTAATATATGGAGTCTATCAAGCCACTCTTCTGAAAGCACCTGTGCACTGTCTTTTAATAGGATGTTAACAGTCAAATCTTCTATTCTTGTAATATGCCAGATGTTCCAAGCAATCGTTACATCTTTTGGAGTGGGCATAATCATACAGGTCTCGGGTGAAAGATTTTCCCATACTTCGTCCATCAAGGTAAAAGTAGGACTGGTTGCGGCTGAAGAGTGAAGAAAGCTATGCAACTCCATACAAAGCTGTCTGGCTTCTTCAAAATGATTTTTATCTTTTAATAATTCCTTTAACCTAGCCTGTTTTGGATTCCACTCAGTACCTGGTTTAAACATATGAATACCGTTACCTTTCCACTATGGTATGATTTATTTATTATTTTTTACTTCAATGTGGCACATCTTCATAGCCTCCAAAGCATTTTGATGACTATTTGGAGTAACACCTGCACAACAGGAGGCATCCACGGTTATAGGAATCTCTGGTAACATTGTTTTAACCAGCATAGCATTGGATATGACACAAATGTCAGTACAGAGGCCAATAATTTCGATAGAAGTAGCGGTATCATAAAGACCATTTAGCAAATCTCTTGCAAGTTCAGAGGAACCAAACGTATTCTTTTCATAGATTTTATATTTGCTTAAATCAATGGAAGTGGTAATGGCATCAGAAATTTGCCAGCCAGGGGTATCCTTTATACAGTGTGTAACCGGCAGTTTTTTCCCTTCAGAAGTGACCGGATAATCATCAGAATGTGTATCCATAGTAAAGATAATGGTTCTGCCGGCCATTTC
The nucleotide sequence above comes from Anaerocolumna cellulosilytica. Encoded proteins:
- a CDS encoding endosialidase codes for the protein MSVIEELIREESNGTISFGNYKLTTKSKVNDFEFNGDLYKVKTFKEITKLEKNGMFVYESVPGTTVEHLCITEKELKFQVEGAEDAQITLELEAEKEYKIYIDDINVGKMKTNLGGKLMFSVELGENHKSSVRVVKL
- the radA gene encoding DNA repair protein RadA, yielding MAKAKTVFFCKECGFESAKWMGQCPGCKNWDTFVSEPVIKKTSGIRLATGLTAEPELLSKVSAEEEQRIITGIQELDRVLGGGIVIGSLVLVGGDPGIGKSTLLLQMCRELSGTGKKVLYISGEESLRQIKMRADRLGIFHGELFLLSETNLDQIEDIIKKQSPEIVIIDSIQTMFKEDIGAAPGSVSQVRETTAILMRIAKGLNISIFIVGHVTKEGVVAGPRVLEHMVDTVLYFEGENMASYRILRAVKNRFGSTNEIGVFEMRDIGLTEVSNPSEFMLQGKPEDEPGSVVTASMEGTRPILVEVQALVCQTNFNMPRRTAAGTDYNRVNLLMAVVEKRLGIQMAGMDAYINVAGGMKINEPALDLAIVLAILSSYKNFPLDSKTIVFGEIGLTGEVRAVNMIEQRVQEASKMGFHLCILPQVNKETINLSAIPGMKVIGVKNIREILNLLR
- a CDS encoding methyl-accepting chemotaxis protein, with translation MDINCSKDCNEIKSLMKQQEDFIRNISAIVGNLDVSQLKVEKNAFDAINSSDTSLNLVKEGITYVDDLLDKIKSLHETVENSSNNVNQMKNLSNMIEGFAGAIGNIANRTNILSLNASIEAARAGEQGKGFAVVAKEVRNLATQSSKSSNEIAETIQSIQSFVAETVNSMNKIYEIVEKQNAMVSDVKTVFQKILEAAYVSIDVSHNVEHEIAYQRDITDSAKHTLDAIYEVAGRVGQTEC
- a CDS encoding DinB family protein, which gives rise to MFKPGTEWNPKQARLKELLKDKNHFEEARQLCMELHSFLHSSAATSPTFTLMDEVWENLSPETCMIMPTPKDVTIAWNIWHITRIEDLTVNILLKDSAQVLSEEWLDRLHILVKDTGNAMTDDEIINLSHTINIMELKNYRDTVGKVTQDYLRTLTADCLNKKIPKERVERILFEGGLINHPDSIWLMDFWGRKNTAGILLMPVTRHQVGHINDCLKLKQKIKSKFYNL
- a CDS encoding cysteine hydrolase family protein; the encoded protein is MNKLLIVVDMQNDFIDGTLGTQEAEHIVHKVVAKITEYEMAGRTIIFTMDTHSDDYPVTSEGKKLPVTHCIKDTPGWQISDAITTSIDLSKYKIYEKNTFGSSELARDLLNGLYDTATSIEIIGLCTDICVISNAMLVKTMLPEIPITVDASCCAGVTPNSHQNALEAMKMCHIEVKNNK